In Cryptococcus gattii WM276 chromosome A, complete sequence, one genomic interval encodes:
- a CDS encoding uncharacterized protein (Similar to TIGR gene model, INSD accession AAW41305.1): MSAFTYTAALFSLISLLPSALAGPTAGTTYSISPNQHPSMCLGPAHDWEGADVVIKDCDEDDTTWLWTGQSFQNTATQLCIDIRDAGAWSGNKAQVWGCFPYNTNQQFNVEGSMIHWEDFCWDLTDGSSSAGTKLQIWSCFSYNDNQQWTFTEIEEVDECDATSVTETATIMSTATASNSDLSSTTASASASNIPEAVSAAESLTASLNASDPFFTASATGSGYEANATASATESAYGSLNGTASATYSSYDVNATASATYSSYDVNATASATDSGYESINATASATESGYEFVNATASDTLSASDTLSAETSTATNSSIGEGLWSPHKSSSVSSDEWSSETTTDSSTEWWATSTGSNSWASATASASNPWQSASGSGAWNSTSTASNSWETASQSDSWNVTSTASNSWETASQSDSWNVTSTASNSWETASSQAWNETSTDSWGGSATATATTSDSYGSATSTSTSSAISATATVGTISSGYLQTSGTKIVDSDGNEVILRGTNIGGWLVLEDWMCGISDESGSADRFSLTTLENRFGTEQARTLVEAWAENWLTTADFDELANIGFNVIRLPFSFRTVQNADGSWRDDAFTRMDWAIAQAKARGIYVIVDFHMWPGQEADYSAISENTDEGQSQRNAVGEIWKKVATHYLGESSICAFDVINEPTGSYGDYLQQDLYNAVRSVDASRIIIHESISTNPSTYGWTNVIYSLHEYDMMGSDFDSNKATWANGVQAYIDLWHGYNIPFMLAEFMADGDTLDYMLNSLNSQGLSWLTWAHSTVNMGRWGIWNHQPFYVDVSSDSYDTIYNTWTNMPSTFHTYIYDQLKSAATGSISVSRKRDLAPGARTTKRLHGSHGGRSRRNGVVHAVKGAAAVSI; encoded by the exons ATGTCTGCCTTTACCTACACCGCCgctctcttttctcttatctccctcctcccctcCGCGCTCGCCGGTCCGACTGCTGGAACTACCTACTCCATTTCTCCTAACCAACACCCTTCCATGTGTCTCGGCCCTGCCCACGACTGGGAAGGAGCGGATGTTGTAATCAAGGACTGTGATGAGGACGACACAACCTGGCTGTGGACCGGCCAATCATTCCAGAACACGGCTACCCAATTGTGCATTGACATTCGAGATGCCGGAGCATGGTCAGGAAATAAGGCTCAGGTTTGGGGTTGCTTCCCTTACAACACCAATCAGCAGTTCAATGTTGAGGGATCTATGATTCATTGGGAGGACTTTTGCTGGGACTTGACAGATGGAAGCTCTTCGGCTGGTACGAAGCTTCAGATCTGGAGCTGTTTCAGCTACAATGACAACCAGCAATGGACGTTTACAGAGATAGAAGAGGTCGATGAGTGCGATGCCA CTTCGGTCACGGAAACTGCGACTATCATGTCGACTGCTACTGCTTCCAATTCTGATCTTTCATCCACCACTGCTTCTGCGTCTGCATCAAACATCCCTGAAGCTGTCTCCGCCGCCGAATCTCTCACTGCGTCTCTCAACGCTTCCGATCCTTTCTTCACTGCGTCAGCTACTGGCTCAGGTTATGAGGCCAACGCCACTGCCTCTGCGACTGAGTCTGCCTACGGGTCTCTCAATGGCACCGCCTCTGCTACCTACTCTAGCTACGACGTCAACGCTACTGCCTCTGCTACTTACTCTAGCTACGACGTTAATGCTACCGCCTCTGCGACTGATTCTGGCTACGAGTCCATCAACGCTACTGCTTCTGCTACCGAATCCGGTTACGAGTTTGTGAACGCCACCGCCTCTGACACTCTCTCTGCTTCTGACACTCTCTCCGCCGAGACCTCCACAGCCACCAATAGCAGCATCGGTGAGGGTCTTTGGTCTCCTCACAAATCTTCTTCCGTCTCCTCAGATGAATGGTCTTCCGAGACTACTACCGACTCCAGTACCGAGTGGTGGGCCACTTCCACAGGTTCCAATTCCTGGGCGTCTGCTACCGCCTCTGCTTCCAACCCTTGGCAGTCCGCCTCTGGGTCCGGCGCTTGGAACTCTACTAGCACAGCGTCTAACTCCTGGGAGACTGCTTCCCAGTCTGACTCTTGGAACGTCACCAGCACAGCGTCTAACTCCTGGGAGACTGCTTCCCAGTCTGACTCTTGGAACGTCACCAGCACAGCGTCTAACTCCTGGGAGACCGCTTCTTCTCAGGCTTGGAATGAGACATCCACCGACTCTTGGGGTGGCTCTGCTACTGCCACTGCTACTACATCTGACTCTTATGGGAGTGCCACTTCTACTTCCACGTCTTCTGCCATTTCTGCCACTGCTACTGTTGGCACCATCTCTTCTGGCTACCTCCAGACTAGCGGCACCAAGATTGTCGACTCTGACGGCAACGAGGTGATCCTCCGCGGTACCAACATTGGTGGCTGGCTCGTCCTTGAAGACTGGATGTGTGGTATTTCTGACGAATCTGGATCTGCCGACCGATTCTCTCTTACTACTCTCGAGAATCGATTTGGCACCGAACAGGCTAGGACGCTTGTCGAGGCTTGGGCTGAAAACTGGCTTACTACTGCTGACTTTGACGAGCTCGCCAACATTGGTTTCAACGTCATCCGtcttcccttctctttccGAACTGTCCAGAACGCCGATGGCTCTTGGAGAGACGACGCCTTCACCCGCATGGACTGGGCTATCGCCCAGGCCAAGGCTCGTGGAATCTACGTCATTGTTGACTTCCACATGTGGCCTGGCCAGGAGGCTGACTATTCTGCCATCTCTGAAAACACTGATGAAGGACAGAGCCAGCGAAATGCTGTTGGTGAGATCTGGAAGAAGGTTGCTACCCATTACCTCGGCGAAAGCAGCATCTGTGCCTTTGACGTTATCAACGAACCTACAGGTTCTTACGGTGACTATCTCCAGCAGGATCTTTACAATGCTGTGAGGTCTGTTGATGCTAGCCGTATCATCATC CACGAATCAATCTCTACCAACCCCTCGACCTACGGCTGGACCAATGTCATCTACTCTCTTCACGAGTACGACATGATGGGCTCCGATTTTGACTCCAATAAGGCTACCTGGGCCAATGGTGTCCAAGCTTACATTGATTTGTGGCACGGCTATAATATCCCCTTCATGCTCGCCGAGTTTATGGCTGATGG TGACACCCTTGATTATATGCTCAACTCCTTGAACTCTCAAGGCCTTTCCTGGCTCACTTGGGCTCATTCTACCGTCAACATGGGGCGATGGGGTATTTGGAACCACCAGCCTTTCTACGTTGATGTTTCTTCTGACTCTTACGACACCATCTATAACACTTGGACCAACATGCCCAGCACTTTCCACACCTATATTTATGACCAATTGAAAAGCGCCGCTACTGGCTCTATCAGCGTTAGCAGGAAGCGAGATCTCGCCCCTGGTGCGAGAACTACCAAGCGCCTCCATGGTAGCCATGGTGGTAGGTCAAGAAGAAATGGTGTCGTCCACGCCGTTAAGGGTGCTGCTGCTGTCTCAATATAG
- a CDS encoding Nicotinamidase, putative (Similar to TIGR gene model, INSD accession AAW41306.1) — protein MASKPATSTALIIVDVQNDFLPPTGALAVPNGREVLPVITELLDPTWNWAVVLVSQDYHPKGHISFASAHPPHKAYTQMPLINAHGESYIQTLWPDHCVEGTAGADIESGVADALAKRGNGIHLELEAYSAFQETLPPKTSELTEFLLAQGVNKVVVTGIATDFCVLQTALSSLASSFATLLIAPAMRAISPGYEGKTFEAVESLGGVVLGRNGEEWKTKLSEWIQ, from the exons ATGGCCAGTAAGCCTGCCACCAGCACGGCACTTATCATCGTAGATGTTCAGAACGACTTTTTGCCTCCCACAGGGGCTTTGGCAGTGCCAAATGGAAGAGAGGTGTTGCCTGTAATAACTGAGCTGCTCGATCCAACATGGAACTGGGCAGTGGTGCTTGTGAGCCAG GACTACCACCCAAAGGGGCATATATCATTTGCTTCGGCTCACCCACCCCACAAGGCATATACCCAAATGCCCTTGATCAACGCTCACGGTGAATCGTACATACAGACACTATGGCCTGATCATTGTGTAGAAGGTACTGCTGGGGCAGACATCGAATCTGGGGTAGCAGATGCACTGGCCAAGAGGGGCAAT GGCATCCACCTTGAACTCGAAGCGTACTCTGCTTTCCAGG AGACTCTGCCACCCAAAACTTCGGAATTGACGGAATTTTTACTGGCTCAAGGTGTCAACAAAGTGGTTGTTACCGGGATAGCTACAGATTTTTG TGTCCTTCAAACCGCACTGTCCTCATTAGCATCGTCCTTCGCGACCCTTTTAATTGCCCCTGCTATGCGAGCAATCTCTCCCGGGTACGAGGGAAAAACCTTTGAGGCCGTCGAGTCCCTTGGAGGGGTCGTCCTTGGACGTAATGGCGAAGAATGGAAAACAAAGCTGAGCGAATGGATCCAATAA